The following are encoded together in the Streptomyces sp. NBC_01465 genome:
- a CDS encoding 4Fe-4S dicluster domain-containing protein: protein MMGKTIFIDPGRCIGCQACVSACRECDSHRGKSMIHLDYTDPGQSVASLPTVCMHCEDPVAPCAEVCPADAILITADGVVQQADTTRCIGCSNCVNACPFGVPKIDLQAKLQMKCNLCYDRTAYGLAPMCATVCPTGALFYGTLEELQAERPGVQVADSFAFGDVVVKTGVAMVVPADKVQWPVPGGLPVVEVNGVDVR from the coding sequence ATGATGGGTAAAACGATCTTCATCGATCCGGGCCGCTGCATCGGCTGCCAGGCCTGCGTCTCGGCCTGCCGCGAATGCGACTCCCACCGCGGCAAGTCGATGATCCACCTCGACTACACCGACCCCGGCCAGTCCGTCGCCTCCCTCCCCACGGTCTGTATGCACTGCGAGGACCCCGTCGCCCCGTGCGCCGAGGTCTGTCCCGCCGACGCGATCCTCATCACCGCCGACGGGGTCGTGCAGCAGGCCGACACCACGCGCTGCATCGGCTGCTCCAACTGCGTCAACGCCTGCCCCTTCGGCGTCCCCAAGATCGACCTCCAGGCGAAGCTGCAGATGAAGTGCAACCTCTGCTACGACCGCACGGCCTACGGTCTGGCCCCCATGTGCGCCACGGTCTGCCCGACCGGAGCGCTCTTCTACGGAACGCTCGAAGAGCTCCAGGCGGAGCGCCCCGGCGTCCAGGTCGCCGACTCCTTCGCCTTCGGCGACGTGGTCGTCAAAACCGGCGTCGCGATGGTCGTCCCCGCAGACAAGGTCCAGTGGCCGGTGCCCGGCGGGCTCCCGGTCGTCGAGGTGAATGGAGTCGACGTCCGTTGA
- a CDS encoding NarK family nitrate/nitrite MFS transporter codes for MNVSTTAPTPPAGTDTYRPGSTITDWRPEDENFWNSTGRKVANRNLWVSVPALMLAFVVWQVWSVTVVQLSDVGFTYSDSQAFWLTAIPGITGGTFRILYTFIGPIFGERKFTAFSTFILIGPLLWLGFALQDTSTPYWEMALIAAVCGIGGANFASSMANVGFFFPKKEKGNANGINGGLGNLGVSVVQLVAPLVVTAAILGAPAGGPLTSAKNGDDVWLQNGAFLWVPILVVLALMAWFLMNDLKVAAAPFSQQKIIFKRKHNWLMTWLYVGTFGSFIGFASALPNLIKTTFTPIDSAYSATTYAWVGPFIGALMRWAGGWLSDKIGGARVTMLSFVGMAVSLVVVINALPSGGDDGNFWVFYGGFLFAFFFSGLGNGSTFRQIPVIFRDQHTKGPLRAESESEPQALKQSEMEAGAVVGFSSAIAAYGFFFIPAMFANFAITSSLWCFIVFYATCLAVCWWFYARKGAEAPS; via the coding sequence ATGAACGTGAGCACCACAGCACCCACCCCACCCGCCGGCACGGACACCTACCGCCCCGGCTCGACGATCACCGACTGGCGCCCGGAGGACGAGAACTTCTGGAACTCCACCGGACGCAAGGTCGCCAACCGGAACCTCTGGGTCTCCGTACCGGCGCTGATGCTGGCCTTCGTCGTCTGGCAGGTCTGGTCGGTCACCGTCGTCCAGCTCAGCGACGTCGGCTTCACCTACAGCGACTCGCAGGCGTTCTGGCTGACGGCGATCCCCGGCATCACCGGCGGCACCTTCCGCATCCTCTACACGTTCATCGGGCCGATCTTCGGCGAGCGCAAGTTCACCGCGTTCTCCACGTTCATCCTGATCGGGCCGCTGCTCTGGCTGGGCTTCGCCCTGCAGGACACCTCCACCCCGTACTGGGAGATGGCGCTGATCGCCGCGGTCTGCGGCATCGGCGGCGCGAACTTCGCCTCCTCCATGGCCAACGTCGGCTTCTTCTTCCCCAAGAAGGAGAAGGGCAACGCCAACGGCATCAACGGCGGCCTGGGCAACCTCGGCGTCTCGGTCGTCCAGCTCGTCGCCCCGCTCGTCGTCACCGCGGCCATCCTGGGAGCTCCGGCCGGCGGACCCCTCACCAGCGCCAAGAACGGCGACGACGTCTGGCTACAGAACGGCGCCTTCCTCTGGGTGCCGATCCTGGTGGTCCTCGCCCTGATGGCCTGGTTCCTGATGAACGACCTGAAGGTCGCGGCCGCCCCCTTCAGCCAGCAGAAGATCATCTTCAAGCGCAAGCACAACTGGCTGATGACCTGGCTCTACGTCGGCACCTTCGGCTCGTTCATCGGCTTCGCCTCGGCGCTGCCCAACCTGATCAAGACGACGTTCACCCCGATCGACTCGGCCTACTCGGCCACCACCTACGCCTGGGTCGGGCCCTTCATCGGCGCCCTCATGCGCTGGGCCGGAGGCTGGCTCTCGGACAAGATCGGCGGCGCGCGCGTCACCATGCTGTCCTTCGTGGGCATGGCCGTCTCGCTGGTCGTCGTCATCAATGCCCTGCCCTCCGGCGGCGACGACGGCAACTTCTGGGTCTTCTACGGAGGCTTCCTGTTCGCCTTCTTCTTCTCCGGACTCGGCAACGGATCCACCTTCCGCCAGATCCCGGTGATCTTCCGGGACCAGCACACGAAGGGCCCGCTGCGGGCCGAGTCGGAGAGCGAGCCGCAGGCGCTGAAGCAGTCGGAGATGGAAGCGGGCGCCGTCGTCGGCTTCAGCTCCGCCATCGCCGCCTACGGCTTCTTCTTCATCCCCGCGATGTTCGCCAACTTCGCCATCACCAGTTCGCTCTGGTGCTTCATCGTCTTCTACGCCACCTGCCTGGCGGTCTGCTGGTGGTTCTACGCCCGTAAGGGCGCCGAGGCGCCGAGCTGA
- a CDS encoding MFS transporter, with protein sequence MTEPPAPPAAPPPPSAPDVPPAPPLPPGPPAPQAAAPRSVATKATLVGVAVSLLLVVAIVLGSRFLENFDSALLPYAVASVFLAFGVAYRYTVWISAPGARRLFRKGWGSLFSAENFRKAPTALPKMIATYLGFQKFLGARSHARWAAHQLMFWGCLLAAAITFPLIWGWFTFTSSTGAGPGYEMRIFGFKVLGYDSSSVIGWLMFHGLDIAAVLVIPGAAYFLWRRMKDRGAMTGQRFAYDLVPLIALIVVSVTGLLLTFSSLFLHGGGYEFLAIMHMVSVVFTLIYIPFGKFFHIVQRPAAVGMQLFKYTARQDEQVFHCRRCQEPVDTGPYVENLRSTMRDLDLDFDQWAEYCPRCKRVLRGSAYLTQVKKGFK encoded by the coding sequence GTGACCGAGCCGCCAGCACCCCCCGCCGCACCACCGCCTCCGTCCGCCCCGGACGTGCCGCCCGCACCGCCCCTGCCTCCCGGGCCGCCCGCACCGCAGGCCGCCGCGCCCCGTTCCGTAGCCACGAAGGCCACGCTCGTGGGCGTGGCGGTCTCGCTGCTTCTGGTCGTGGCGATCGTGCTGGGCAGCCGCTTCCTGGAGAACTTCGACTCGGCGCTCCTTCCGTACGCCGTCGCCTCCGTCTTCCTCGCCTTCGGCGTCGCCTACCGCTACACGGTGTGGATCTCGGCCCCCGGCGCCCGCCGCCTCTTCCGCAAGGGCTGGGGCAGCCTCTTCTCGGCGGAGAACTTCCGCAAGGCCCCCACCGCCCTGCCGAAGATGATCGCCACCTACCTCGGCTTCCAGAAGTTCCTCGGCGCGCGCTCGCACGCCCGCTGGGCGGCCCACCAGCTGATGTTCTGGGGCTGCCTGCTGGCCGCCGCGATCACCTTCCCGCTCATCTGGGGCTGGTTCACCTTCACCTCGTCCACCGGCGCGGGCCCGGGCTACGAGATGCGGATCTTCGGCTTCAAGGTGCTCGGCTACGACTCCTCCAGCGTCATCGGCTGGCTGATGTTCCACGGCCTGGACATCGCGGCCGTGCTGGTCATCCCGGGGGCCGCGTACTTCCTGTGGCGGCGGATGAAGGACCGCGGCGCGATGACAGGACAGCGCTTCGCCTACGACCTGGTGCCGCTGATCGCGCTCATCGTCGTCTCCGTGACGGGCCTGCTCCTGACCTTCTCGTCGCTCTTCCTGCACGGCGGCGGCTACGAGTTCCTGGCGATCATGCACATGGTCTCGGTGGTCTTCACGCTGATCTACATCCCGTTCGGGAAGTTCTTCCACATCGTCCAGCGGCCCGCGGCGGTCGGGATGCAGCTCTTCAAGTACACGGCCCGCCAGGACGAGCAGGTCTTCCACTGCCGCCGCTGCCAGGAGCCGGTCGACACGGGCCCGTACGTCGAGAACCTCCGCTCCACCATGCGCGACCTCGACCTCGACTTCGACCAGTGGGCCGAGTACTGCCCGCGCTGCAAGCGGGTGCTGCGCGGCAGCGCCTACCTCACCCAGGTGAAGAAGGGCTTCAAGTGA
- a CDS encoding molybdopterin oxidoreductase family protein, translating into MTIPLDPSLAPPGTRNFRDAGGIPADKWHADQNGETLVPTHCCFCGVQCGMYLRVDKGGKVFGVEPRNHDINRMRLCPKGINAYQQVNHPDRLTAPLMRRSRDEEFREVSWDEALDFTVSEIKRIQSAYGNDAFGLLGGASLFSEKTYLVGKFARIALKSKHVDYNGRLCMVSAAGANKLAFGIDRAGNPFSDILLTDCLLIAGSNVGECFPVMTQYLWGARDRGASLIVIDPRETAIARTADIHVALKPGTDAAFFNAVLHVIVKENLTDEDFLAAHCTGWDEVKAKVAEYTPERAAEICGIPASQVVQVARTFAAADKAMAWHARGIEHHSQGVENCLTVINLCAATGNIGKPGAGYGTITGQGNGQGGREHGQKSDLLPGGRSILNEEHRRQICEIWGIEESELPTAGTSMMEMIWQMQRREIRGLIGICNNPFVSLPNYAVVKDGYDTAEFHAQFDFFLSETAANAHVVFPVTTWAEDEGVMANAEARVVKHNKAQEPPAGVRTDTWVICELARRLGAGDKFAFPDSRSVFEELRVASAGTVNDYYGITYERLEETGGIAWPCPSTDHPGTPRLFEDGRTYHPDGTIHMQVVDWHAPMDPYDDDHPMSLTTGRTVAHFLSGNQTRRLGGLVEQTPRPWVEVHPSHGFKSGDPVRVVTRRGSEVFPALVTEAIRPDTVFIPYHWPVPTAANALTIDALDPRSKIPEYKVCACRIEAADRIDEVPAPPTAPGHQAYPETQVSRTDPLPPTSPQGRGTADRS; encoded by the coding sequence GTGACGATCCCGCTCGACCCGTCCCTCGCGCCTCCCGGAACGCGCAACTTCCGTGACGCGGGCGGCATCCCGGCCGACAAGTGGCACGCCGACCAGAACGGCGAGACCCTCGTCCCCACCCACTGCTGCTTCTGCGGGGTGCAGTGCGGGATGTATCTGCGCGTCGACAAGGGCGGCAAGGTCTTCGGCGTGGAGCCGCGCAACCACGACATCAACCGAATGCGCCTGTGCCCCAAGGGCATCAACGCCTACCAGCAGGTCAACCACCCCGACCGGCTCACCGCCCCGCTGATGCGCCGCTCCCGCGACGAGGAGTTCCGCGAGGTCTCCTGGGACGAGGCCCTGGACTTCACGGTCTCGGAGATCAAGCGCATCCAGTCAGCGTACGGAAACGACGCGTTCGGCCTCCTCGGCGGCGCGAGCCTCTTCTCCGAAAAGACGTACCTGGTCGGCAAGTTCGCCCGCATCGCCCTCAAGTCGAAGCACGTCGACTACAACGGCCGCCTCTGCATGGTCAGCGCGGCAGGCGCCAACAAACTCGCCTTCGGCATCGACCGGGCGGGCAACCCCTTCTCCGACATCCTCCTCACCGACTGCCTGCTCATCGCGGGCTCCAACGTCGGCGAGTGCTTCCCGGTGATGACCCAGTACCTCTGGGGCGCCCGCGACCGGGGTGCGAGCCTGATCGTCATCGACCCGCGCGAGACGGCGATCGCGCGCACCGCCGACATCCACGTCGCGCTCAAGCCCGGCACGGACGCGGCGTTCTTCAACGCGGTCCTCCACGTGATCGTCAAGGAGAACCTCACCGACGAGGACTTCCTCGCCGCCCACTGCACCGGCTGGGACGAGGTCAAGGCCAAGGTCGCCGAGTACACCCCCGAGCGCGCCGCCGAGATCTGCGGCATCCCCGCATCGCAGGTCGTCCAGGTGGCCCGCACTTTCGCGGCGGCCGACAAAGCGATGGCCTGGCACGCCCGAGGGATCGAGCACCACTCCCAAGGCGTCGAGAACTGCCTCACCGTCATCAACCTCTGCGCCGCCACCGGCAACATCGGCAAACCGGGCGCCGGCTACGGCACGATCACCGGCCAGGGCAACGGCCAGGGCGGCCGCGAACACGGCCAGAAGTCCGACCTCCTCCCCGGCGGCCGCTCCATCCTCAACGAGGAGCACCGCCGCCAGATCTGCGAGATCTGGGGCATCGAGGAGTCCGAACTCCCCACCGCAGGCACCTCGATGATGGAGATGATCTGGCAGATGCAGCGCCGCGAGATCCGCGGCCTCATCGGGATCTGCAACAACCCGTTCGTCTCCCTCCCCAACTACGCGGTGGTCAAGGACGGTTACGACACCGCCGAGTTCCACGCCCAGTTCGACTTCTTCCTCTCCGAGACCGCGGCCAACGCCCACGTCGTCTTCCCCGTCACCACCTGGGCCGAGGACGAGGGCGTCATGGCGAACGCCGAGGCCCGCGTCGTCAAGCACAACAAGGCGCAGGAGCCGCCCGCAGGGGTGCGCACCGACACCTGGGTGATCTGCGAACTGGCCCGCCGCCTCGGCGCCGGCGACAAGTTCGCCTTCCCCGACTCCCGATCGGTCTTCGAGGAGCTGCGCGTCGCCTCCGCGGGCACGGTCAACGACTACTACGGCATCACCTACGAGCGCCTGGAGGAGACCGGCGGCATCGCCTGGCCCTGCCCTTCCACCGACCACCCCGGCACCCCCCGCCTCTTCGAGGACGGCCGCACGTACCACCCCGACGGCACGATCCACATGCAGGTCGTCGACTGGCACGCGCCCATGGACCCGTACGACGACGACCACCCGATGTCCCTCACCACGGGCCGCACCGTGGCCCACTTCCTCTCCGGCAACCAGACCCGCAGGCTCGGCGGCCTCGTCGAACAGACCCCGCGCCCCTGGGTCGAGGTCCACCCCTCGCACGGCTTCAAGTCCGGCGACCCCGTCCGGGTCGTCACCCGTCGCGGCAGCGAGGTCTTCCCCGCCCTGGTCACCGAGGCGATCCGCCCCGACACCGTCTTCATCCCGTACCACTGGCCGGTCCCCACCGCCGCCAACGCGCTCACCATCGACGCCCTGGACCCCCGCTCCAAGATCCCCGAGTACAAGGTCTGCGCCTGCCGCATCGAGGCCGCCGACCGGATCGACGAAGTCCCCGCACCCCCCACCGCGCCGGGCCACCAGGCCTACCCGGAGACCCAGGTCTCGCGCACCGACCCCCTGCCGCCGACGTCCCCGCAGGGCCGCGGCACCGCAGACAGGAGCTGA
- the pflB gene encoding formate C-acetyltransferase: MTAAAAEPRTNGEAWDGFEGGLWRDAIDVRDFIQQNYTPYEGDDSFLAGPTERTTAVWNRLLGMFPDEIAKGIYDVDVKTPSTIAGFKPGYIDEKLDLIVGLQTDGALKRAIMPNGGWRMVEGALNAYGYEADPEIREIFTKYRKTHNEGVFDAYTPEIRACRSSGIITGLPDAYGRGRIIGDYRRVALYGIDRLIAEKEADKAALGEEWATADVIRDREETSEQIRALGELKAMAASYGYDISRPATNGREAVQWLYFAYLAAVKEQNGAAMSIGRIDNFLDIYLQRDIDNGVLTEEQAQEFIDDFVVKLRIVRFLRTPEYNELYSGDPTWVTWSMAGIGADGRPLVSRTTFRALQTLYNLGPAPEPNLTVFWSKELPKGFKDFASKVAIDTSALQFESDELMRPKYGDDTAIACCVSAMAVGKQMQFFGARVNLAKALLYAINGGRDEKSGKTVVKGFEPLTDEILDYETVAAQYDAMLEWLAKTYVHSLNVIHYMHDKYAYERIEMALHDREILRTMACGVAGLSVAADSLSAIKYAKVKVVRDETGLAVDYEIDGEYPAYGNNDDRADDIARGLVHDFMQKIRKHPTYRDAVHTQSVLTITSNVVYGKKTGNTPDGRRSGAPFAPGANPMNGRDEHGYIASALSVAKLPYDDAEDGISLTNTITPDALGRSPEERVGNLAGVLDGFMASKGFHMNVNVLNKATLQDAMEHPENYPQLTIRVSGYAVNFVRLTREQQLDVINRTFHGSL; encoded by the coding sequence ATGACTGCAGCCGCTGCAGAGCCGAGGACCAACGGGGAAGCCTGGGACGGCTTCGAAGGCGGGCTGTGGCGGGACGCCATCGACGTCCGTGACTTCATCCAGCAGAACTACACCCCGTACGAGGGTGACGACTCCTTCCTCGCAGGCCCCACCGAGCGCACCACCGCCGTCTGGAACAGGCTCCTCGGGATGTTCCCCGACGAGATCGCCAAGGGCATCTACGACGTCGACGTGAAGACCCCGTCGACCATCGCCGGATTCAAGCCCGGCTACATCGACGAGAAGCTCGACCTCATCGTCGGCCTGCAGACCGACGGAGCCCTCAAGCGCGCCATCATGCCCAACGGCGGCTGGCGCATGGTCGAGGGCGCCCTCAACGCGTACGGCTACGAGGCCGACCCCGAGATCCGCGAGATCTTCACCAAGTACCGCAAGACCCACAACGAGGGGGTCTTCGACGCGTACACCCCCGAGATCCGCGCCTGCCGCTCGTCCGGCATCATCACGGGCCTCCCCGACGCGTACGGCCGCGGCCGCATCATCGGCGACTACCGCCGGGTCGCGCTCTACGGCATCGACCGCCTGATCGCCGAGAAGGAGGCCGACAAGGCCGCCCTCGGCGAGGAGTGGGCGACCGCGGACGTCATCCGCGACCGCGAGGAGACCTCCGAGCAGATCAGGGCGCTCGGCGAGCTCAAGGCGATGGCGGCCAGTTACGGCTACGACATCTCGCGCCCCGCCACGAACGGCCGCGAAGCCGTCCAGTGGCTGTACTTCGCCTACCTCGCGGCGGTCAAGGAGCAGAACGGCGCGGCCATGTCGATCGGCCGCATCGACAACTTCCTCGACATCTACCTCCAGCGCGACATCGACAACGGCGTCCTCACCGAGGAGCAGGCGCAGGAGTTCATCGACGACTTCGTCGTCAAGCTCCGCATCGTCCGCTTCCTGCGCACCCCCGAGTACAACGAGCTGTACTCCGGCGACCCGACCTGGGTCACCTGGTCGATGGCCGGCATCGGCGCCGACGGCCGCCCGCTCGTCTCGCGCACCACGTTCCGCGCGCTGCAGACGCTCTACAACCTGGGCCCGGCCCCCGAGCCGAACCTCACCGTCTTCTGGTCGAAGGAACTCCCCAAGGGATTCAAGGACTTCGCCTCCAAGGTCGCCATCGACACCTCGGCCCTGCAGTTCGAGTCGGACGAGCTGATGCGCCCGAAGTACGGCGACGACACCGCGATCGCGTGCTGCGTCTCCGCGATGGCCGTCGGCAAGCAGATGCAGTTCTTCGGCGCCCGCGTGAACCTCGCCAAGGCGCTGCTGTACGCGATCAACGGCGGCCGCGACGAGAAGTCCGGCAAGACCGTGGTGAAGGGCTTCGAGCCGCTCACCGACGAGATCCTCGACTACGAGACGGTCGCGGCGCAGTACGACGCGATGCTGGAGTGGCTGGCGAAGACGTACGTCCACTCCCTCAACGTCATCCACTACATGCACGACAAGTACGCGTACGAGCGCATCGAGATGGCGCTCCACGACCGCGAGATCCTGCGCACCATGGCGTGCGGCGTGGCCGGCCTCTCGGTCGCCGCGGACTCCCTCTCCGCGATCAAGTACGCGAAGGTCAAGGTCGTACGCGACGAGACGGGTCTGGCGGTCGACTACGAGATCGACGGCGAGTACCCCGCCTACGGCAACAACGACGACCGCGCCGACGACATCGCCCGCGGCCTGGTCCACGACTTCATGCAGAAGATCCGCAAGCACCCGACGTACCGCGACGCGGTCCACACCCAGTCGGTGCTGACGATCACCTCGAACGTCGTCTACGGCAAGAAGACCGGCAACACCCCCGACGGCCGCCGCTCCGGCGCCCCGTTCGCGCCGGGCGCCAACCCGATGAACGGGCGCGACGAGCACGGCTACATCGCCTCCGCCCTGTCGGTCGCGAAGCTGCCGTACGACGACGCCGAGGACGGCATCTCGCTGACCAACACGATCACCCCGGACGCGCTGGGCCGCAGCCCCGAGGAGCGCGTCGGGAACCTGGCGGGCGTGCTGGACGGGTTCATGGCGAGCAAGGGCTTCCACATGAACGTGAACGTCCTGAACAAGGCGACCCTCCAGGACGCCATGGAGCACCCGGAGAACTACCCGCAGCTCACCATCCGGGTCTCGGGGTACGCGGTGAACTTCGTACGCCTCACCCGCGAACAGCAGCTGGACGTCATCAACCGCACCTTCCACGGCTCTCTCTAG
- a CDS encoding low temperature requirement protein A — protein sequence MPLTPRLMTARSRDEVHRASTPLELFFDLCFVVAVAQAGGRLVHALAAGHTGEGIVHYLMIFFGIWWAWMNFTWFASAYDIDDTLYRVVTLVQIAGVLVLAAGVPRAFDDSDYRLVVAGYLVMRLALCSQWVRAGLSETDPGARRTALRYAGGVALCQAGWVVVLLVLDAGPFGFAAMAVAEMLVPWWAERTSKSPWHPGHIAERYGLFTLIVLGETVAAATVAVQEAMDEHEALGELLPIAGGGLLIVFAAWWIYFAVPIHEYLANARSGFLWGYGHFLVFGSAAAIGAGLEVAVEQAVGKAEISVRAASAAVTIPAAVFLLTVWALHARHFKRTVAQQLTLPVSALAVLASTFAGDRAVLVAGLVAAVTVAVGVTLSSRQAPEAESAV from the coding sequence ATGCCGCTCACACCGCGCCTGATGACCGCACGCTCACGCGACGAGGTGCACCGCGCCTCGACCCCGCTGGAGCTCTTCTTCGACCTGTGTTTTGTGGTCGCCGTCGCCCAGGCGGGTGGTCGGCTCGTCCATGCGCTGGCCGCCGGGCACACCGGGGAGGGCATCGTCCACTACCTCATGATCTTTTTCGGGATCTGGTGGGCTTGGATGAATTTCACCTGGTTCGCGAGCGCCTACGACATCGACGACACCCTCTACCGGGTCGTCACGCTGGTCCAGATCGCCGGAGTCCTGGTGCTCGCCGCCGGGGTGCCGCGCGCCTTCGACGACTCCGACTACCGCCTTGTGGTCGCCGGGTACCTGGTCATGCGCCTCGCTCTCTGCAGCCAGTGGGTGCGGGCAGGGCTCTCCGAAACCGACCCGGGCGCCCGCAGGACGGCGCTGCGGTACGCGGGCGGGGTGGCGCTCTGCCAGGCGGGCTGGGTGGTGGTGCTGCTCGTCCTGGACGCGGGGCCCTTCGGCTTCGCCGCCATGGCGGTCGCGGAGATGCTGGTGCCGTGGTGGGCCGAGCGCACGTCGAAGTCGCCGTGGCACCCCGGGCACATCGCCGAGCGGTACGGGCTCTTCACGCTGATCGTGCTCGGTGAGACGGTCGCGGCGGCGACGGTTGCCGTACAGGAGGCGATGGACGAGCACGAGGCGCTGGGCGAGCTGCTGCCGATCGCGGGCGGCGGGCTGCTGATCGTCTTCGCCGCCTGGTGGATCTACTTCGCGGTGCCGATCCACGAGTATCTGGCGAACGCGAGGAGCGGATTCCTGTGGGGGTACGGGCACTTCCTCGTCTTCGGGTCGGCGGCCGCGATCGGGGCGGGTCTTGAAGTCGCGGTGGAGCAGGCCGTGGGCAAGGCGGAGATCTCGGTGCGGGCCGCTTCGGCGGCGGTGACGATTCCGGCCGCGGTGTTCCTGCTGACGGTGTGGGCGCTGCACGCGCGGCACTTCAAGCGGACCGTCGCGCAGCAACTGACGCTCCCTGTATCGGCGTTGGCGGTCCTCGCGTCGACGTTCGCCGGAGACCGGGCGGTTCTGGTGGCGGGGCTGGTGGCCGCGGTGACCGTGGCGGTCGGGGTGACGCTGTCCTCGCGGCAGGCTCCGGAAGCAGAATCGGCCGTATGA
- a CDS encoding Rieske (2Fe-2S) protein yields MSVTEQPPAQPPGGDPHPQPDAAHEALRDRISADSLTTRRDYLRIVATVSGGLAVGGVGVAAGILPRHGDSEGVPDPKKVTDRLLPGESVSFRYPGEEDRAVAVRLTDGTLAGYSAICTHLACAVLWRKERGSEGELYCPCHEGVFDARTGEVTAGPPPRPLPRVLLTEEADGSVWAVATARSGESTRDALCREFKASDSATAGRLGCRGNALQPQERGEAR; encoded by the coding sequence TTGAGCGTCACCGAACAGCCCCCCGCCCAGCCGCCCGGCGGCGACCCGCACCCCCAGCCCGACGCCGCCCACGAGGCGCTCCGCGACCGGATCAGCGCCGACTCCCTCACCACCCGCCGCGACTACCTCCGGATCGTCGCCACCGTCTCCGGCGGCCTCGCCGTCGGAGGCGTGGGTGTGGCCGCCGGAATCCTGCCCCGGCACGGCGACAGCGAAGGCGTCCCCGACCCCAAGAAGGTCACCGACCGCCTGCTGCCCGGCGAATCCGTCTCCTTCCGCTACCCCGGCGAGGAGGACCGCGCCGTGGCGGTGCGCCTCACGGACGGCACCCTCGCCGGCTACTCCGCGATCTGCACCCACCTCGCCTGCGCCGTCCTGTGGCGCAAGGAGCGGGGGAGCGAGGGCGAGCTGTACTGCCCCTGCCACGAGGGAGTCTTCGACGCCCGCACCGGCGAGGTCACCGCGGGCCCGCCGCCCCGTCCGCTGCCCAGGGTCCTCCTGACCGAGGAGGCCGACGGCAGTGTCTGGGCCGTCGCCACCGCCCGCTCGGGGGAGTCCACCAGGGACGCCCTGTGCCGCGAGTTCAAGGCGTCGGACTCCGCGACGGCCGGCCGCCTCGGCTGCCGCGGCAACGCCCTGCAGCCGCAGGAGCGGGGTGAGGCGCGATGA
- the pflA gene encoding pyruvate formate-lyase-activating protein: protein MTAVLLGSEIPVGHPPTEAESDAVTPAGAATRRPITGSVHSWDLSTGLDGPGTRFVTFLAGCPLSCLYCHNPDTMKMLNGKRTTADAMVAEAAKYTTFISASGGGATISGGEPLLQPVFAGELFHRYKHELGLHTALDTSGFLGARATDAMLRDVDLVLLDIKSWNPATYTKVTSRDLQPTLDFARRLADLDKEVHVRFVLVPGLTDDPENVDGVAAFAASLGNVSRVDVLPFHKLGESKWEALGKEFTLHDTSSPTPDQVAAAKSIFAGHGLQAI, encoded by the coding sequence ATGACCGCCGTACTGCTGGGATCCGAGATCCCCGTGGGCCACCCGCCCACCGAGGCCGAATCGGACGCCGTCACGCCCGCCGGGGCCGCCACCCGCCGCCCGATCACCGGGTCGGTGCACTCGTGGGACCTGTCGACCGGTCTCGACGGCCCGGGGACGCGTTTTGTCACGTTCCTCGCCGGCTGCCCGCTGTCCTGTCTGTACTGCCACAACCCCGACACGATGAAGATGCTCAACGGCAAGCGCACCACGGCCGACGCGATGGTCGCCGAAGCCGCCAAGTACACGACCTTCATCAGCGCCTCGGGCGGCGGGGCCACCATCAGCGGCGGCGAACCGCTGCTCCAGCCGGTCTTCGCCGGTGAGCTCTTCCACCGGTACAAGCACGAGCTGGGCCTGCACACCGCCCTCGACACCTCGGGCTTCCTGGGTGCGCGGGCCACCGACGCGATGCTGCGCGACGTGGACCTGGTCCTCCTCGACATCAAGTCCTGGAACCCCGCCACGTACACCAAGGTCACCAGCCGCGATCTGCAGCCGACCCTGGACTTCGCCCGCCGCCTGGCCGACCTGGACAAGGAAGTGCACGTCCGCTTCGTCCTGGTCCCGGGGCTGACGGACGATCCCGAGAACGTCGACGGCGTCGCCGCCTTCGCCGCATCCCTCGGCAATGTCTCCCGGGTCGACGTGCTGCCCTTCCACAAGCTGGGCGAGTCGAAGTGGGAGGCGCTCGGCAAGGAGTTCACGCTCCACGACACCTCGTCGCCGACACCGGACCAGGTCGCGGCGGCCAAGTCGATCTTCGCGGGACACGGGCTGCAAGCCATCTGA